A genomic stretch from Engraulis encrasicolus isolate BLACKSEA-1 chromosome 10, IST_EnEncr_1.0, whole genome shotgun sequence includes:
- the LOC134456439 gene encoding taste receptor type 1 member 1-like, whose protein sequence is MRFAIEEINNSTSILPNVTLGYQIFDHCTAVQTFSSSLQLLSRNNSIQARQSYNQHLPNIIGLTGPLTSSESITLAPLFMVDLIPVVSYGASSSVLSEKRVYPSFLRTVPSNKGLIDLIIHIIKYFDWNWVAFLGSGSDYSKDGAQLFYELSQKAGICLGYQEVVSDFSQLKSTFNNIDILNIKVIVLFLAELRAEAIIRLAIEHKFQDKVWIASDSWALYQPLTKLNGIETIGTIIGVTPTVVALPGFAKFIHQSRAEGYGTSRHETADQSHDSFCNQACATCSSMKPDEILIESTAYAFSVYSAVYTMALALHNALQCNHSACNTQQAVYPYKLLEEIKRLPTFSLNQMNVSFNREGDPPAHYSVVLWDTTGAPVKIRHIGTYNDHAAVTLTIDDTQIHWFGDGSVPFSNCSAECQPGHRRQSTGQHACCFLCEECGKNQYVNHTADPYSCLSCKEFEWSNSASTTCQKRSVEYLHYDDAFSILLLLSASLLILLCAGVAVLFFLHRSTPVVRSAGGSMCYLMLSCIAASTASVFFHFGKPTAISCALQNITYTFFYTICMSCLFVRSLQIIAIFKMASHLPRAHALWVKYSGQWLVVAAVSLLELVLCVLWVTVGKPWPENNTWLSADKVILQCAMESYAPFGFSSFLLGIVSILCFIFAYMGTDLPKNYNEAKAITFCILLFYLSWAIFVTTCILQSSFVAHVKVMVHLSSLSSMMVTYFFPKCFIVIFQPHKNTAEFFQAAIQSYTQTISRT, encoded by the exons ATGAGATTTGCTATCGAGGAGATAAACAACTCCACCTCCATCCTGCCTAACGTCACCCTTGGTTACCAGATCTTTGACCACTGCACTGCCGTTCAGACTTTCTCCTCCAGTCTCCAGCTCTTGTCCAGGAACAACTCCATCCAAGCCAGGCAGAGCTACAACCAGCACCTTCCCAACATCATTGGCTTAACTGGGCCACTGACCAGCTCGGAGAGCATCACTCTCGCCCCTCTCTTCATGGTGGATCTCATTCCAGTG GTTAGTTATGGAGCGTCAAGCAGCGTATTGAGTGAAAAACGGGTGTATCCCTCCTTCTTAAGGACCGTACCGAGCAATAAAGGTCTGATAGATCTCATAATTCACATCATCAAGTATTTCGACTGGAACTGGGTGGCGTTTCTTGGCTCTGGATCTGACTACAGCAAGGATGGTGCACAACTGTTTTATGAACTGAGTCAGAAAGCAGGAATCTGCTTAGGCTATCAAGAGGTTGTGTCAGACTTTTCACAGCTGAAGTCAACATTCAACAATATAGACATTCTTAATATTAAAGTCATTGTGCTCTTTCTTGCCGAGCTAAGAGCTGAGGCTATCATCCGTTTGGCAATCGAACACAAGTTTCAAGACAAGGTGTGGATCGCTAGTGACTCCTGGGCCTTGTACCAACCTCTGACAAAACTAAATGGCATCGAGACCATTGGTACCATCATTGGAGTGACGCCAACAGTTGTTGCTCTCCCAGGCTTTGCCAAATTCATCCATCAGTCAAGAGCTGAAGGCTACGGCACATCTCGCCATGAAACAGCTGACCAATCACACGATTCATTCTGCAATCAGGCCTGTGCAACCTGTTCCTCCATGAAGCCCGATGAGATCCTCATTGAGAGCACTGCCTACGCCTTCTCTGTCTACTCAGCTGTCTACACCATGGCACTGGCCCTGCACAATGCTCTTCAGTGCAACCACTCAGCCTGTAATACCCAACAAGCAGTCTATCCCTACAAG CTTCTTGAGGAGATCAAACGTTTGCCCACGTTCTCCTTGAACCAGATGAACGTGTCCTTCAACAGAGAGGGAGACCCACCTGCCCACTACTCTGTTGTGCTCTGGGACACTACTGGGGCACCTGTGAAGATCAGACACATTGGCACCTACAACGACCATGCTGCGGTCACCCTCACCATAGATGACACACAGATCCACTGGTTTGGGGACGGTTCA GTACCATTCTCAAACTGTTCTGCCGAGTGCCAACCTGGACATAGAAGGCAGTCAACTGGTCAGCATGCGTGCTGCTTCTTGTGTGAGGAGTGCGGCAAAAACCAATATGTCAACCACACAG CTGACCCATACTCTTGCTTATCCTGTAAAGAGTTTGAGTGGTCCAATTCTGCCAGCACAACATGTCAGAAGCGCTCTGTGGAATACCTCCACTATGACGACGCTTTTTCaattctcctgctcctctctgcatccctcctcaTCCTGCTGTGTGCTGGAGTGGCCGTGCTGTTTTTCCTCCACCGCAGCACTCCTGTGGTCCGGTCAGCAGGGGGCAGTATGTGCTACCTGATGCTCAGCTGCATCGCCGCCTCCACCGCCAGCGTCTTCTTCCACTTTGGCAAACCAACCGCCATCAGCTGCGCCTTGCAGAACATAACCTATACCTTCTTCTACACTATATGCATGTCCTGCCTCTTTGTCCGCTCCCTCCAGATCattgccattttcaagatggcctccCACCTACCCAGGGCCCATGCTCTTTGGGTGAAGTACAGTGGCCAGTGGCTGGTGGTGGCTGCTGTGTCTTTGCTTGAGCttgtgctgtgtgttttgtgGGTCACAGTTGGCAAGCCTTGGCCCGAGAATAACACCTGGTTGTCCGCAGACAAGGTCATCCTCCAATGCGCCATGGAAAGTTATGCTCCTTTTGGCTTCTCTTCATTCCTCTTAGGCATTGTTAGCATTCTCTGTTTCATCTTTGCCTACATGGGAACAGACCTGCCCAAGAACTACAATGAGGCCAAAGCCATCACGttttgtatcctgctgttttaCCTCAGCTGGGCCATATTCGTTACAACCTGCATACTGCAGAGCAGTTTTGTAGCTCATGTGAAAGTTATGGTACACCTAAGCAGTCTGAGTAGCATGATGGTAACCTATTTCTTCCCAAAGTGTTTCATCGTTATCTTTCAGCCTCATAAGAACACAGCAGAATTTTTTCAAGCAGCCATCCAAAGTTACACACAAACCATTAGTAGAACCTAG